GCTTTGCAATAACTCCTTCGCAGAAGCGGCACCAGCCTGGGCGTGCAGATAGCGATATAGCTCAATCATCTGATTATGCTGATCAATGATTCGGGTCATGACAGTTAGCCCTGCCAATCCCTCTGCGCAAGACTGCAGTATCAATACGCAGCCCTTTACCCTGCATTCAGTATGGTTGAATATTACCGACATAAAACTTACCGGCTGATTACATTTTTGTAATTTTACATAGAGCATGAAAACATCAGATATCCTGATGCACTTAATATCAGGATAGGTTCTTGCGCGACAAGGCATCCGAATATTAAAACGTTGAACTCACCCTTACATTTCCATTGAATCAAGCTGGCCATATCCTTCGATATGGCCAGCAGAAAAGATTATCGACTCTTTATATAATTGTGCAATTTCGTAATAAGCAACATCATTTATGCTTGGCACCGTCCATCATATAACCTTGGGGCCCATCTCCTGAGAGCATCATGTAATGCCGGCTCTGAGCGTTGCGCCGGGAACTGGAGGCCTCTTTATCACTCTTACCAAAGGAGCCTGACATTCCATGCTGCTGGCCTTGCATTTTATACCCTTGAGGCCCTTCCCCTGAAAGCATCATGTAGTGTTCATCCTTACTAGAGCGCATCGATTTTGCCAACACTTTGTCACTTCCGGCAGAGTCATCAGATACACCGTGCTCACGTCCTTCCATCATGTAACTCTGAGGCCCTTCTCCCGACATCATCATGTAGTGCTTTTCTTCAGCGACCGACACCGATGCCACTGATACGAGTAAAGCTCCCAAAACTGCCTGATTGATAGATTTCATCATTTACACTCCATTTGAAAGAATAACCAGATGTTAACGATCAAGCCTGTCTCATGAATTACCCCAAAATTATAATCATGTAATCTTTTTTATAACGCTACTAAATACACTTAAAACCAATTAAAAATCAAACAGTAAGAGGTTAACTAAAAATCTTATTATTCGCGTCCTGCGCCCAGTAAAGACCTTTTTCTAACATGGAAAGCTCCCATACATCTCAAGCCCTCGATCTCCTGATACTTTCTATGATGCTTTGGTTGAAAAGTACTGAAAAAAGGTAACTATTCAGCTCAAGTTCCTGCAAAAAGTTCTTGACAGGTTTTTTGTCAAAATATCTCCCAGTCCAGTGACAGTCGGTATTTCGCTTTAAAGCCTGCCTCAAGGTGCCGTACCGCCACTCTGTGGCGTCTGGCGGAGCTCTATGTCTCGGAGCGTGGGAGCAATGTAAAAGTTGCTCAGATCCGCACACAAAGCGAAAAATTTGACCTGAAAAAGTCGTGCGATAATAGGCCATCAATCGACGATACTCAGGCTCATGAAGATCAGCAATATGGATGTCGACGCCATCTTGGCGAACGTCAGACAACAGCTCCAGGACGACAAGACACTCTCGCCATCTCTGCGCGCAGCCATTGAGATGATGATGGTGCTGATCCAGATGATGACCGGCCGGCTCAACACGAACAGTACCAACAGCAGTACGCCGCCCTCCCAGGATCCGAACCGGCCCAAGAAGAGCCGCAGTAAAGGTGAGCGTAAACCGGGCGGACAGCCTGGCCGTATTGGCAAGACGCTGCAACGGGTCGAGGAGCCGGATGCGATCAAGACCGTGAAGGTCGACCGGCGCACCCTGCCTAAGGGCAGCGCATTCCGCGTGGTCGGCTATGAAAAGCGTCAGGTCTTCGATCTGGATATCAGCCGCTTCGTGACCGAGTACCAGGCCGAGATCCTGGAGAACGAACAGGGGCAACGCGTCACAGCGCCATTCCCGGCCGGTGTTGATCGTCCGGTGCAGTATGGTCCCCGCTTGAAAGCGCATGCGGTGTATCTGTCGCAGTACCAGCTGCTGCCCTACGAACGTGTCCGCGAATACTTTGAGGATCAGGTTGGTATCCCGCTCAGCGCAGGGTCGCTGTTCAACTTCAACCAAGACGCTTTCGACAAAGCTGAGGGCTTCGAGCACTGGGTTAAGGACCGTCTGGCCGAGTCGGTGCTGATTCACGCCGATGAAACCAGCATCAACATCGGTGGCCAACGCCGCTGGCTGCATTGCGCCTCGAATGATGACCTGACCTGGCTGGCGCCCCATGCTCACCGGGGTCACGAGGCGATGGAGGCCATCGGTATCCTGCCGCGCTTCCACGGCGTGCTTTGTCATGACCACTGGAAACCGTACTACCGCTATCAGTGCCGGCATGCGCTCTGTAATGCCCACCATCTGCGCGAGCTTCAGCGCGCCTGGGAGCAGGACAAACAGACCTGGGCGCAGCGCATGCAAACCCTGTTGTGCACCATGGAGGATGCCGTTAAGAGTGCGGGCGGCAGCCTGCCGCCTGAAAAGGCAGAAGGGTGGCGAAAGGCCTACCGGCAATGCCTCAAAAAAGCGGAAGACGAGTGTCCGCCACCGGATGAAAACCAACGGCAGGGCAAGCGTGGTCGGCTCAAACGCTCTCGGGCGCGCAACCTGCTGGAGCGGTTGCGCGACTATGAGGCAGATGTTTTGCGCTTTCTGGACGATCCGGCGGTCCCCTTTACGAACAACCAAGGCGAGCGTGATATCCGTATGCTCAAGGTGCAGCAGAAGATCTCTGGCTGCTTCCGCTCGATGGATGGGGCACAGATCTTCTGTCGTGTGCGCAGCTATCTGTCGACGGCGCGCAAGCAAAACCTGAGTGGTTCCGAGGCGTTGACACTGTTGTTCGAAGGACGTTTGCCGACCTTCATGGCAGCGCCAAGCGATAATCCGAAAACTTTTTAAATCAAGCCAACTGAATAGTTACGAAAAAA
This DNA window, taken from Marinobacterium iners, encodes the following:
- the tnpC gene encoding IS66 family transposase, translating into MKISNMDVDAILANVRQQLQDDKTLSPSLRAAIEMMMVLIQMMTGRLNTNSTNSSTPPSQDPNRPKKSRSKGERKPGGQPGRIGKTLQRVEEPDAIKTVKVDRRTLPKGSAFRVVGYEKRQVFDLDISRFVTEYQAEILENEQGQRVTAPFPAGVDRPVQYGPRLKAHAVYLSQYQLLPYERVREYFEDQVGIPLSAGSLFNFNQDAFDKAEGFEHWVKDRLAESVLIHADETSINIGGQRRWLHCASNDDLTWLAPHAHRGHEAMEAIGILPRFHGVLCHDHWKPYYRYQCRHALCNAHHLRELQRAWEQDKQTWAQRMQTLLCTMEDAVKSAGGSLPPEKAEGWRKAYRQCLKKAEDECPPPDENQRQGKRGRLKRSRARNLLERLRDYEADVLRFLDDPAVPFTNNQGERDIRMLKVQQKISGCFRSMDGAQIFCRVRSYLSTARKQNLSGSEALTLLFEGRLPTFMAAPSDNPKTF